TACGGAAATGGGTTTTGTAGAAAATGGAAAACTCAAGTCTGATATCAAAGCTGCACAGGTATTAGAATGGCTGAAGACAGACTTTGATCTGGGGCATGGCCATGCAATGTCTATATATGCTTATTTTAAAGGAAAGAGATCTTAATCTAACTTAGGTTAGGGAGATACAGGTTTTCCCAAAAGACCTGTTTATTAAGGAGATATTTTACTCCTATGAAAAACAGAGAACCGACAGTGGCATCATAAAAGGATGAAGCTGTCGGTTTTCATTTTAATATTGTGCTCATTGTTTATATAAACTGTAATTTTGCTCCCATATATAAATATTATTGCAGCATGTACAGTTTTAAAAATGATTATTCAGAAGGTGCCCATCCTCAGATTATAGATCAGCTTGTCCGGACCAATCTTATTCAACAGAACGGTTATAGTGAAGACAGTTATTGTTTTGAAGCGAAAGAAATTTTAAGAAGGGAACTGAAGAATACAAATGCTGCTATATATTTTGTTTCCGGCGGGACGCAAGCAAATCTTATTAGTATAGCGGCCTTATTACGTCCACACGAGGCTGTGATCAGTGCAACTACCGGACATATCTTTGCGAATGAAACAGGGGCAATAGAATCTACAGGGCATAAGGTAATCGCTGTAGAAAAGGGAGATGGGAAATTAGAGCCTGCGGATATAGAACCTGTGCTGTCCGCACATTCGCTAGCTCCGCATATGGTAAAACCCAGATTGGTTTACATTTCTAATTCCACAGAAATAGGAACACACTACACAAGAACAGAATTACAGGAGCTATCTGCATGCTGCCGTAAAAATAGCTTACTTCTGTATCTGGACGGAGCCAGACTGGGACACGCACTTACTGCCGAAGAAAATGAGTTGACACTGGCGGATATCTCCCGATTTGCAGATGCATTCTATATCGGTGCTACCAAAAATGGCGGACTATTGGGAGAGGCGATTGTCCTGCCGGATCCGACTCTTTATCCTGATTTTGACTTTGTGATCAAGCAAAAGGGAGGACTTCTTTCCAAAGGGAGGTTATTGGGAATTCAATTTCTGGAGTTATTCAGGGACGGCCTCTACTTTAGTCTTGCACAGCATGCTAATACTATGGCAATGAAAATAGCTGAAGCAGTGAAAGAATGTCAATATACTATGCTTACGGTATCGGTGACCAATCAGATTTTTCCTGTTCTTCCTTTATCTGTTATCGAAGAACTGAGTACCAAGTATGATTTTTATATATGGAAGCAAATTGATAAATCACACTCCGCTATTCGACTGATTACATCATGGGCTACAGAAGAGTATTATGTAGATGAATTCATTAAAGATCTGAGGCGTATATCATCGCAATAACAGACAGATTCTTATCCGGAGTGTTTTTGATGTGTGCGAAACCTGTTTTTCGGACAGCAAATGCAAGTAGTCCTATCTTTTTAGATTAGCGCAAATGATACCAGAAGTGGAGTTGATTTTCGTAATCAAAAATCTCTTTTGCTTCAAACCCCAGTTTTTCCAGGACTTTTTTCGAATCCAGATTATTAATGTCCGATATCGCGTGGATTGGATAATGAGTCAGATTTGTTTTGGCATATTGCAGACAGGCTTTTCCGCTTTCAGTGGCATAACCCTGACCCCATGCTTCCTGAACAAAACGGTATCCGATATCCAGGTAGTCAATATGATTATTCGTCATGACTTTGATCAGTTTAAAACCTGACCATCCGATAAATTCATTGGATTCTTTTTGGATGACGGCCCATCTGCCGATTCCATGTTCCTGATATTGTTTTCGTATGAAAGCAATAACTTCAGAAGCCTGTTTTTCCGTTGTCAGCGGCTTTCCGCCGAGGTATCTGTGAACTTCCGGATTAGAATCTAATCTGAAAATGCCCTTACAATCAGAATCCTCCAGTTCCCTGATTATTAATCTTTCTGTTTCAATTATTACTTTTTCCATGTTAGATATGTCCTAAATTAAAAAAAGTCTCGCTTTACTGCAATACACAGGTTTCAAAAAATAAAAGATTAATGTCAGTTTTCTTAAAT
The Sphingobacterium spiritivorum genome window above contains:
- a CDS encoding DUF4287 domain-containing protein, whose protein sequence is MSFQAYLDNIETKTGKSPEDLQALATEMGFVENGKLKSDIKAAQVLEWLKTDFDLGHGHAMSIYAYFKGKRS
- a CDS encoding threonine aldolase family protein — its product is MYSFKNDYSEGAHPQIIDQLVRTNLIQQNGYSEDSYCFEAKEILRRELKNTNAAIYFVSGGTQANLISIAALLRPHEAVISATTGHIFANETGAIESTGHKVIAVEKGDGKLEPADIEPVLSAHSLAPHMVKPRLVYISNSTEIGTHYTRTELQELSACCRKNSLLLYLDGARLGHALTAEENELTLADISRFADAFYIGATKNGGLLGEAIVLPDPTLYPDFDFVIKQKGGLLSKGRLLGIQFLELFRDGLYFSLAQHANTMAMKIAEAVKECQYTMLTVSVTNQIFPVLPLSVIEELSTKYDFYIWKQIDKSHSAIRLITSWATEEYYVDEFIKDLRRISSQ
- a CDS encoding GNAT family N-acetyltransferase, with translation MEKVIIETERLIIRELEDSDCKGIFRLDSNPEVHRYLGGKPLTTEKQASEVIAFIRKQYQEHGIGRWAVIQKESNEFIGWSGFKLIKVMTNNHIDYLDIGYRFVQEAWGQGYATESGKACLQYAKTNLTHYPIHAISDINNLDSKKVLEKLGFEAKEIFDYENQLHFWYHLR